The window CTGGTCGGCGACTCGACCGCCGCGCTGGTGGACAACACGCCGTCCCCGGTGACCGTGCGGGGGCTGACGTTCGGCTACCCCGGCGCCGAGGAACCGGTCCTGAGGGACGTCAACCTGACGATTCCCGCGGGTGGTTCGCTGGCCCTGGTGGGCGCGACGGGCGCCGGCAAGTCGACCCTGGCCGCGCTCATCGCCGGCATAGGGATCCCGCAGGCCGGATCGGTCCGGGTCGGCTCCACCGACCTCACCGATCTCGACGAGGCCGGAGCGAGGGCGTTGGTGAGCATCCTGACCCAGGAGACACACGTGTTCTCCGGTCCGCTCGCCGACGACCTGAGGCTGGCCGCCCCGGAGGCGACCGACGCCGAACTGACGGCTGCGCTGCACACCGTGGGCGCGGACGAGTGGGTCGAGGCGCTGCCCGACGGGGTGTACACCGCGGTGGGCGAGGGCGGTGAGCGCCTGGACGGCACCAAGGTCGCCCAGATCGCCCTGGCGCGACTGGTGTTGGGCCGGGCTCCCGTGGTGGTGCTCGACGAGTCGACCGCGGAGGCCGGCAGCGAGGGTGCCGCGGAGCTGGAACGGGCCGTCCTGGCCGCGTGCGAGGGCCGAACGACGCTGTTCGTGGCGCACCGGCTGACGCAGGCGGTGGCGGCCGACCGGATCGCCGTGCTGGACGCGGGCCGTGTCGTGGAGCAGGGCACGCACGAGGAGTTGGTGGCCCTGGGTGGCCGCTACGCGCGACTGTGGCTGGCCTGGAAAGACGGTAGTTAGGCAAACCTAATTTAGGTTAGGCTGGCCTCAGTACCTTGGAAGGGTGTTGAGTCTTCAATGATGGAACCGAGCGCTCGTCTCGTGCTGATCTCTCCCACGCGCCTGGCAGACGTGCGCCGGCGTACCGGCGGACACACCGACCGGACCATCGCCGAGGCCTGCGCCATCGCGCTGGCGTACTGGGCGACGGGCAACAGCCCCGACGGCATCGACCTCGTCCCCGGCACGCTCTTCGCGGACGTCCTCGGATGGGTCGACAACGGCGGCACCGCGCCGAGTGGTTGGCAGGTCGGTGAAGCCGGCCCGGACGGGACGGGCATCACCGTCCCCGAGGGCGTCCTGCCGTCCGACGCGCAGCTCGCGCTCGACGACCTGGCCGACTTCCCGGACCGGCCGATCGGCACCATCAGCCCGTCCGGCGTGGCGGAGCGGCTCACCACCCTGGCCCGGTGGAACGACACCCGGGCCGACCGGGTCCGGCCGACCATCGTGGAGATGTTCCACGAACAGGCACGGCTGCGGCCGGACGCGGTCGCCGTCATCGACGAGGACCGGTCGCTCACCTACCGCGAGGCGGCCGAGCTGTCGGCCCAGCTGGCCCACCACCTGATCGGACGCGGACTCACCGCCGAACAGGTCGTCGGCATCTCGCTGGGCCGCAGCGCCGACATGGTGATCGGCCTGCTCGGTGTGCTGCAGGCCGGCTGCGCGTTCGTACCGCTGGACCCGCAGTGGCCCGCCGCGCGCCGAGCCGTCGTCATCGACGACGCGAAGGTCGTGGTGCAGCTCAACGACTCCGGCGAGCACGACCCCGCCGAACCGGCCGCCGTCGCCGTCGACCTCGACGACTGGCGGTACGCCGAGCAGCCCACCGAGGACCCCGGCGTCACCGTCCACGGCGACTCGCTCGCCTACGTGATCTTCACCTCGGGTTCGACCGGGCGGCCCAAGGGCGCGATGATCCGCCACGAGGCCATCAGCGAGCGCCTGTTGTGGCAGGTCGACGAGATCCTGGGCTTCGGGCACGACGACGCGTCGCTGTTCAAGGCACCCCTGTCGTTCGACATCTCCATCAACGAGATCTTCCTGCCGCTGGTGTGCGGCGGCCGCCTCGTGGTCCTGCGGCCCGGCGGCGAACGCGACCCGCACCACCTGCTGAGCGTCATCGCCGAGCACCGCGTCACCTTCACCTACCTCGTCTCGTCCATGTTGGACGTCCTGCTGGAGATCGCCGGCGACTCCGACCGCCTCGACAGCATGCGGCACGTGTGGTGCGGCGGCGAGGTGCTGACCCCGGAGCTGTACGAGCGCTTCCGCACCCGCCTCGACATCCCCATGTACCACGGTTACGGCCCGGCCGAGACGACCATCGGCGTCTCCCACGTCATCTACCGGGGCGAGGCGGAGCGCCTGTCCACCTCCATCGGCAAGGCCAACCCCAACACCCAGCTCTACGTCCTCGACGACGAGCTGCGCCCGGTCCCGGTCGGCGTCGGCGGCGAGCTCTACGTGGGCGGCTTCCTCCTGGGACGCGGATACGTGGGCGCCCCCGGCCTGACGGCCTCCCGGTTCGTGGCGAACCCCTTCGCCAACGACGGCTCCCGGCTGTACCGGACCGGCGACCTCGCACGGTTCGCCCCCGACGGCTCGCTGGACTTCCTGGGCCGCGCGGACAACCAGATCAAGATCCGCGGCATGCGGCTCGAACTCGAAGACGTCGAGATCGGCCTCGCCGAACACCCCGGGGTGCGGCACACCTGCGTCATCGCGAAGAAGAACAGCGCGGGCGGCACCTACCTCGTGGGATACGTCATCCCCGCCGCCGGCAGCGAGGCGCTGCGGGCGGACGAGGTCAAGGCGTGGGCCGTCGAGCACATGGTCGAGTACATGGTGCCCGCCCACGTCGTCGTGATGACGGAGTTCCCGCTCACCGCGAACGGCAAGCTCGACCGGCGCGCCCTGCCCGAGCCCACCATCGTGACCGGCTCGTACCTGCGGCCCTCCACCGACGACGAGCGCGCCGTCTGCGCGGCCGTCGCATCGGTCCTGCGGCTGGAAGAGGTCGGCGTCGACCAGGACTTCTTCATGCTCGGCGGGGACAGCATCCTCGCGATCTCCCTGCTGAGCGCGCTGCGCGACGCGGGCCTCTACGTCACCGCGGGGCAGATCTTCGCCAACAGCGTCCTCGGCGCACTCGCGGCGGTGGCGAGCCGCGAGGACGCGGGCCGCCCGGACCACGCCGACGTCGCGACGGGTTCCGTCACGGGATCGCCCATCGTCCAGTGGCTCGGCCGGACCACCGACGCGATCGACGGCTTCGTGCAGTCGGTCGTCCTGAACACCCCGGCCGGCCTCTCCGCCGAAGCCCTCGACGCGATCCTCACCTCCGTCGTGGCCCGACACGACATGCTGCGCGCACGGCTCGTGCGCGGGGACCGCTGGAGCTTCGACATACCGGAGGCCGACGGGAACCCGGCCGGCCTCCAGGAGAGCGACCTGCCGCTCGACGCGTGCGTGGCCCTCGCCACCGAGGGGCTGGACCCGGACAACGGCGTGATGCTGCGGGCCGTGTGGCGCCGCGAGGCACGCCAACTGGTCCTCGTCGTCCACCATGTGGTGATCGACGGCGTGTCCTGGCGGATCCTCATGGAGGACCTGGCCACGGCATGGCGCCAGTACTCCGCCGGCGAGACGATCGAACTGCCCGCGGTCGGAACGTCGTTCCGGCGCTGGACGCAGCTCCTCGCGAACGCGGAGTTCGACGAGGACCGCGCCCACTTCGAACAGCCCCTCCCGGGCCCCGACGCGCCGCTCGGCAGGCGGGCACACACCGAGGCCGACACGGTCGAGCGGGAGCGGGAGCGGACCGTCACGGTCGGCGCCGAGGTCACCGCCGCCCTGCTGGGCGAGGTCCCGGCCAAGTTCCACGCCGGCGTCAACGAGGTCCTGCTGACCGCGCTCGCCGTCACCCTCGCCCGGTGGCGCCGCGACCGCGGCCAGGAGCAGACGTTCGCGCACATCGAGCTGGAGGGCCACGGCCGCGAAGGCCGCCACGTGGCGGGTTCCTCCGGCGTCGAGCCGGACCTGTCGCGGACCGTCGGCTGGTTCACCACGCTGTTCCCGGTGTCCGTGGACCCGGGCACGGCCGACGACTTCACCGCCCCCGAGTACCTCGCCGCCGCCCTCAAGGCGGTCAAGGAAGACCTCGCCCGCGTGCCGGGCAACGGTCTTTCCTACGGCGCCCTGCGATACCTGGCCGACGCCGCCTTCACGACCCCCGCACCCCAGGTCCTGTTCAACTACCTGGGCCGGTTCGACGCGGGCGCGTCCGGCGACTGGCAGCTCTCGGGAGCCACCGGACAACTCGGTGAGAAGCGCGACCCCAGGATGAGCCTGCCGCGCGCCCTGGAGTTCAACGCGATCGCCGAACCCGCCGCCACCGGCGAGTACGAACTCGTCACCACCCTCACCTGGCCCGACGGGATGTTCAGCGACACGGACATCGACACGATCGGCGGATACTTCCGGGCGGCCCTCGCCGGGCTGGCCGCGCTCGACCAGGGCGGCCACACGCCCAGCGACTTCCCGCTGGTGCGGCTGACCCAGGCCGACGTCGACGACCTGGACGGCCCCACGCTGCGCGCGGTGCTCCCCCTGACTCCGCTGCAGGAAGGCCTGTACTTCCACTCGGTCTTCGACGACGACTCCGCGGGCAGCTACGTCGAACAGCAGCTGCTGACGCTGGAGGGCGACCTCGACGCCGACCGGCTCGCGGCCGCGACCACCAGGCTGCTCACCCTGTACCCCAACCTGGCCGCCCGGTTCACGGCCCTCGCCGACGGCCGTGTCGTCTCCGTACTGGAGAGCGGGGCCGAGGCGCCCTTCACCACCCTCGACCGGCCCGGCATCACCGACGAGGAGATACGCGACCACGCCGAGCGGGACCGCCGCGCCGGATTCGACCTGGCCACCGGCCCGCTGATGCGGTTCACGCTGATCCGCGACGCGGAAGCCGGCCGCGCCGTCCTGGTGCAGACGGTCCACCACATCATCGCCGACGGCTGGTCCGTGCCCCCGATGCTCCGCGCGCTGCTCGCCGAGTACCACGCGCCGGGGAGCAGGTACCCGCTGAGCGGCTTCCCCGACTACGTCGCCTGGCTCGCCGGACGCGACGCCGACGAGAGCGACCGCGTCTGGGGCGCCGAACTCGCCGAGCTGCCCGGCCCCTCGCTGGTCGCCAAGGACCACACCCCGTCCAACCGGTTCGCCGACACCGCCGCGGAGCCCGCCGACGACGTCGACGCGGCCGCCCGGGCGGCCGGCGTGCCGCTCAGCGTGGCCGTGCACAGCGCCTGGGCGTTGACCCTCGGCGGCATCCTGCACTCCGGTGACGTGGTGTTCGGTTCCACCGTCTCCGGTCGCGACGCGGACGTCCCCGGCATCGGGGACATGGTCGGCCTGTTCATCAACACCGTTCCGTTGCGCGCCCGTTGGGCCGCCGACACCACGGCGCGCGACCTGCTGTCCTCCGTGCGCGAACACCAGGGCGCGGTGCTGCCGCACCAGCACGTCTCGCTGGCACGGATCGGCCGCCAGGCCGGCGTCGGCTCCCTCTTCGACACCCTCGTGGTGTTCGACGTGGCGACCGACGTGTCCGACCTGCGCCGCCCCGGCGACACGCTGGCCATCACCGACCTCGTCAACGAGGGAGCCCCCCACTACCCGCTGACCCTGGTCGTGGAGCGGTCCCTCGACGGCCGACCGCGCTTCAACCTGATCTACGACGGCGAACTGCTCCGCGAGAGCAGCGCCCAGGACATCCTGCGCACGTTCACGCACACCCTCGCCGGCCTGCTCGCCCGGCCGGACGCCCCGGTCGCGAGCCTGCTGCCGGAGGGCGCCCGCACCCCCGCACCGATCGCCCCGACCACCCTCGGCGCGCTCTTCGACGCCGCGGCCGACCGGGACCCGGCGGCCACCGCCGTCACCCAGTGCGCGCTCGACGGCACCACCCGGTCGCTGACCTACGGGGAACTGGCCGCCGCGAAGAACGAACTGGCCGCCGCCCTGCGCGCGTCCGGTGTCCGCCCGGGCCGGCGCGTGGCCGTGGCCGTACCGCGCACCATCGAGCAGGTCGTCGCCCTCGTCGCGATCGTCAGCGCGGGCGGCGCGTACGTCCCGCTCGACATGGCCTACCCGGACGAGCGGCTGGAGTACGTCCTCGCGGACTCCGCGCCGCAGGTCGTCCTCGTCGACCCCGGGCAGCGGGACCGCTTCACGACCCTGCTGGAGAAGGCCGGCGTCACCGCCCGCGTCCTCGTCCAGGGCGACGAGGTGCCCGAGGACGCCGCGGTCGCCGCGGCGCAGGCGGTCGGCCCGCACGACCCCGCGTACGTGATCTACACCTCCGGCTCCACCGGCCGCCCCAAGGGCGTCGTCGTCCCGCACTCCAGCGTGGTGACCCTGCTGGCCAACACCCGGCCGGACATGGGCTTCGGCCCGGACGACGTGTGGGTCCAGTTCCACTCGTACTCCTTCGACTTCGCCGTCTGGGAGCTGTGGGGCGCCCTGGCGCACGGTGGCGAGCTGCTCGTCCCCGACTACGGTCTGACCCGTTCCCCGGTCGACTTCCACCGGCTGGTCCGCGAGCGCGGAGTGACCGTCCTCAACCAGACTCCGTCGGCCTTCTACCAGTTCGTCGAGGCCGACCGGCACGCCGGCGAGCCGCTCCCCGCACTGCGCCGGGTCATCTTCGGCGGCGAGGCACTGGACCTCGGACGACTGCGCGGCTGGGTGGAGCGGCACGGCGCCGCGGCCCCCGAGCTGGTCAACATGTACGGCATCACCGAGACCACCGTCCACGTGACCCACCGGGTCCTGACCGAAGCCGACTTCGGACCCGGCGTCGACGACGTGAGCCCCATCGGCGGCCCCATCCCCGGCCTCGTCACCCACCTGCTCGACGACCGGCTCCGCCCGGTGCCGCCGGGCCAGGTCGGCGCCATCTACGTGGCGGGCGACCAGGTCGCCCTCGGCTACCTGGGCCGGCCGGGCCTCACCGCGGGCCGGTTCGTCGCGAACCCGTTCGCGAACGACGGCTCCCGCATGTACCACACGGGCGACCTGGCCCGCCGAACGCTCGACGGCGAGCTGGAGTTCGCCGGCCGCGCCGACGACCAGGTACAGCTCAAGGGCTTCCGCATCGAGCTCGGCGAGGTCGAGTCCGCGCTCCGGGACCTCGACGGCGTGGTCGACGTGGCCGTCACCGTGGCGGACAGCGGCGACCACCTGGTCGCGCACGTCGTCGGCCGACTGCCCGGCGGCCTCTCCGCCCTCCTCGCCGCGAAGCTGCCCGTGCACATGGTGCCCGGCCGCGTCCTGCCCGTGGACTCCCTGCCGCTGACCGTCAACGGCAAGCTGGACCGCAAGGCCCTGATCGAACGGGCCGCGCAGGACGACACCCCGGTGGCCGTCACCGATTCCGCGCTCGCCTCGCTGATCGGCGTCTTCGCCGACACGCTGTCCCACCCGGCGGCCGACGCCGACACCGACTTCTTCGGCGCCGGCGGCGACAGCATCGTCGCCATCACCGTCGTGAACCGGGCCAGGGCCCTCGGCCTGCCGATCGCCCCCCGCGACGTGTTCCTGCTGAAGACGCCGCGGGCCCTCGCCGAGCACCTGGCGGCGCGCACGCCGCAGGCCGCGGCGTCCGCCCCGGCGGGCACGGCCGTGCCCGTACGCCGCCAGGACGGCCCGGTGGCACCGACGCCGATCATCCTGCGCCAGCGCGAACTGGGCGGCTCCCTCGCCCGGTTCGCCCAGGCCAGGACGCTGGAAGTGGCCGAAGGCACCGGGGCCGCCGACATCGAGCGCGCCGCGAACGCCGTACTGGCCGCCCACCCGGCCTTGCGGATGCGCCTGCACGCCGAGCACGGCGTCTGGACCCTGCGCACCGAACCCGCCCGCGAGGCCACCGTCCTGCTCGCGGACACCACCGACGCCACGGCCGCCGCCAACGAGGCCGCCGGACGGCTCGACCCCGAGTCCGGGGACGTCATCGCGTTCACCCGGCTCGCGGCGACCGGCACCCTCGTGATCACCGTGCACCACATCGCGGTCGACGCGGTGTCCTGGCTGATCCTGCTCGACGACATGGAGAGCGCGCTGCGGGGCGAGACCCTCGCCCCGGCGACCACGTCCTACGCCGAGTACGCCGAGGCGCTCGTCCTGCGGTCCGCCGCCGACATCGCCGACCTCGGACACTGGGTCGACACCCTCCAGGCACCCCCGCTGCTGCCGGCGGTCGGCGGGCTGCGCGACGTCACCGTGGTCCTGGAGCCCGACGCCGGCGACCGGGTGACGCGCACCGCCCCCGCCGCACTCGGTGTCGCACTGACCGAGCTGCTCTGCGGCGCCCTGCGCACCGCGCTGACGCGGATCCAGCCGTCGCCCACCGATCTCGCGATCGAGCTGGAGCGCCACGGCCGGGTCGAGGTCCTGGAGCACCACGACTACACCCGCACGGTGGGCTGGTTCACCGCCATCGCACCCGTCCGGCTCACCGCGCACACCGACCCGGTCGCGGCGGCCCGCGAACTCGCCGAGCGGCAACCGGACGAGGCCGGGCACGCCGCCTACGGCCGACTGCGGTACCTCAACCCGCAGACGGCGCCGCTGCTGACCGCCCGCCCGCAGGTGCTGTTCAACTACCTCGGCCGGGGCAGCGAGTCCCGGACACCACACATCACCGGCGGCGACCAGGGCAGCCCGTACGCCGTGGAGGTCAACGCCTGGACCGACGCGGCCACGGGGGCGCTGCACGCGACCTTCACCCTCGCCGAGGAGATCCCCGAGGAGATCACCGCGCACTGGCTGCACGCCCTGGACGCCATCGCGGAAGCCTCCACGACGGCCGAACGCACGGCGCCGGTCACCGCGCTCCAGCGGGGGCTGTTCTTCCAGGCCCAGATGGCGGGCTCGGCCGGACACTACGTCGCGCAGAGCTGGTTCACCTTCGACCGTCGCCTGGACACGGACGCGCTGGCCGAGGCCATGTCCGCCGTGATCGCACGGCACCCGGTCGTCGGCGCCGGCTTCACCACCGACGACGACGGGAACCCGGTCCAGACCCTCAAGGCGGGCCGGCGGGTCGACGTCCACACGGTGGAACTGTCCTGCGACGAGGAGGTCGCGGCCCTGCGCGACCGGGACCGCAACACCGGGTTCGACCCGGCCGAACCGCCGCTGATCCGACTGACCGTCGTCCGGCTGCCCGACGGCCGCGACGGCCTGCTCCTCAGCTACCACCTGCTGCTGTGGGACGGCTGGTCCCGCGGGATCGTGCTGCGGGACCTGTTCGACGCCTACCAGGCCGTCCTGGCCGGCGAGCGACCGAACGCGATCCCGGCCACGCCGGCCTTCGAGGACCACGCCCGGGCACTCGCCGCCAAGGACCCGGCCGTCTCGGAGCGCTTCTGGGCCGAGCACCTGGCCGGACTCTCCGGCCCGACGCTGCTCGCCGGACCGGCGCCGTCCCTCTCGGACGACCTGCCGCCCGCACTCGTCCACCGGCTCTCCGCCGAGCAGTCGCAGCTCCTGCGGGAGACGGCCAAGACCCACGGGGTCACGCTGAACTCGGTCCTCACCGGCGCGTTCGGCCTGCTCCTGGGCGCCCACACCGGCCGCGGCGACGCCGTGTTCGGCGTGACCGTCTCCGGCCGCGAGGGCGAGGGACTGTCCGACATCGTCGGTGTGCTGCTCAACACCGTGCCCATGTGGACGCGGGCCAGGCCGAACGACACCGTCCGCGACTACCTGTCGTCCGTACAGGCCGCCCGGGTCGAGGCCATGGAGCACGAGCACCTCGGGCTCGGCGAGGTCCAGCGGGCCAGCGGCCACGACACCCTGTTCGACAACCTGTTCGTGCTCCAGAACTTCCTGGACATGGACGCGCTCACCGAGATGAACACCCGCCACGGCATCACCGAGGTGAAGTCGGACGACTCCACCCACTACCCGTTCACCTGGGTCGTCACCCCCGGCGACCGGCTCACGATCAAGCTGGAACACCGCCACGGCGACAGCGACGACGCCCGCCGCCTCCTGGACGACTACGTCGGCGTCCTGGAGGACCTGGCCCGCTCCACGGGACCGGTGGGCGCGCTGCGCGGCCTCGGCTCGCTGCCCGAGCCCGACGCCCGCACGGACATCGGCACCGACACGGTCGTCGACCGGTTCGACCGGGCGGCGGACCGCTCGCCGGAACGCGTCGCCCTCGTCGCCCACGGCCGGAGCATGACCTTCGCCGAACTCAGGGACCGCAGCCGCCTGCTGGCGGGCGTGCTCGCCGGGCGCGGCATCGGACCCGAGAAGACCGTGGGTCTGGCCATCCCGCGCTCGCTGGACTGGATCGTGGCGCTGTTCGCGGTGCTGCGCACCGGAGCCGCGTACGTGCCGCTGGAGCTGGACCACCCGGACGAGCGGATCGCCACCATCGTCGCGGACGCCCGCCCGGAGGTCATCCTCACCGTCGGCGCCGTGTCGCCCCGGCTGACCGGCGACCTGATCGAACTGGACCGCCCCCTCCCGGAGGCCGAGCCGCTCGTGACGTTCGCCCCGGACGACCCGAACCGGCTGCGGCACCCCGCGTACACGATCTACACCTCCGGTTCGACGGGGAAGCCCAAGGGCGTCGTGACCGAGTACGCCGGCCTCACCAACATGCTGATCAACCACCAGCGCCGCATCTTCGAACCGGTTCTGGCGGAGCACGGCCACCGGACCTTCCGGATCGCCCACACCGTGTCGTTCGCGTTCGACATGTCGTGGGAGGAACTGCTGTGGCTCGCCGACGGCCACGAGGTGCACATCTGCGACGAGGAACTGCGCCGCGACGCCCCCGGCCTCGTCGAGTACTGCCGTGAGCACGGGATCGACGTCGTCAACGTGACCCCGACCTACGCGCAGCAGCTGGTGGCCGAGGGCCTCCTCGACAACCCGGACCGGCGCCCCGCGCTGGTACTGCTGGGCGGCGAGGCGGTCACCCCGACCCTGTGGCAGCGGCTCGCCACCACCGAGGGAACCGTCGGCTACAACCTCTACGGACCCACCGAATACACCATCAACACCCTGGGCGTGGGCACCTTCGAGTGCCAGGACCCGGTGGTGGGCGTGGCCATCGACAACACCGACGTGTTCGTGCTGGACCCCTGGCTGCGACCGCTGCCGGACGGCGTTCCCGGTGAGCTCTACGTCTCGGGCATCGGCATCGCCCGCGGCTACCTCGGCCGGCCGGCCCAGACCGCGCACCGGTTCGTCGCGTCGCCGTTCGGCGCACCCGGCGAGCGCATGTACCGCACGGGGGACCTGGTCGTCCGGCGACCCGACGGCAACCTGATGTACCTCGGCCGCACCGACCAGCAGGTCAAGATCCGCGGCCACCGGGTCGAACTCGGAGAGGTGGAGGCCGCGTTCGCCGCGCACCCGGCGGTACGGTTCACCGCCGCGGTCGCCCAGCCCGACCCGCAGGTCGATGGGGCCTACCGGCTCGCCGCGTACCTCGTGCTCGAAGGGTCCGACCTGGCGACGGTCGCCGCCGAGGTGGGCGCCGCACTGCCGGACTTCCTGCGCCCGACCCACTACGCCCAGGTCGACGCCATCCCGCTGACCGTGAACGGCAAGGCCGACACCAAGGCGCTGCCCGAACCCAAGCCACTGGGATCGCTGACCACTTCGGGAGAACGCGGCCCGGAGACCGAGACCGAGATCACGATCTGCGAGTTCTTCGCGGAGGCCCTGGACCTGGACGACGACGAAGTGAGCGCGGTGAGTGATTTCGTCTCCCTCGGGGGACACTCCATGCTGGCCGTACGTCTGGTAGGACTACTGCGCCGTGAATTCGGCCCCGTGATCACCATCCGTGATCTGTTCACCCTCCGCACCCCGGAAGCGATTGCCCACCACGTCGATGACAACTCCTGACACGCAGAGGCCCCGCTCGGGGTCCGACATCCTCCGGACGGCCGTCCGCGGCAACGCCGGCGCCATGGTCTGGGGCACGGTCCTCATGGGCCTGTACCAGGCCGGTGAGACCGCCTTCCCCATCGCGCTCGGCCTGATCGTCGACCACACGATGCGCGAGCGGAGCCCGGGGGCCCTGGCCCTCTCGATCGCCGCGCTGGCCGTGATCATCACGACGGTGTCGCTGTCGTGGAGGTTCGGCATGCGCATCCTGCAGAAGGCCAACACGACCGAGGCCCACCGCTGGAGGGTGCGGGTCGCGGCCTGCGGCCTCCAGCCGGTGGCCCGGGACGTCGACCTCAAGTCCGGCGAGGTGCTCACCATCGCCACCGAGGACGCCGACCAGACCGCCGACATCGTCGAGGTCGTGCCCATGCTGATCAGTTCCTCGGTCGCCGTGCTGATCGCGGCGGTCGCGCTGAGCGTGGCGGACCTGCGGCTCGGCCTGCTGGTCATGGTGGGAACCGTGGCGATCCTCTCGGTCCTGAGCGTGATGTCCAAGAAGATCGGCTCCAGCACCAAGGAGCAGCAGGCCCGGGTGGCGCGGGCGGGCGCGAAGGTCGCCGACCTGATCACCGGCCTGCGCCCGCTGCACGGCTTCGGCGGCAACCACGCGGCCTTCCGGTCCTACCGGAAGGTCAGCACGGAGGCGAAGCAGCAGGCGATCACCGTCGCCGGTGTCAACGGCACCTACGCGGGCACCGCGCTGGCGCTCAACGCGACCCTCGCGGCCGCGGTGACCCTGATCGCCGGCTGGCTGGCCTTCAACGGGCAGATCAGCATCGGGGAGCTCGTCATGGCCGTGGGCCTGGCGCAGTTCATCATGGAACCGCTCAGGCTGTTCTCGGACATGCCCAAGTACGTGATGATGGCGCGCGCCTCGGCGGAACGGATGGCCCTGGTGCTGTCCGCCCCGCCGGTGGCGGCCTCGGGGACGGCGAGCCCGGACGCGGGCGGCGACCTGGAGATCGACTGCGTCCGGTACGAGTCCCTCCAGGGGCTGAAGTTCCGCGTCCCGGCGGGCGAGTTCACGGCGATCGCGGTCTACCAGCCGCGGGCGGCGGCCGAACTCGCGTCGATCCTCGCCGTGAACGTGCCGCCGGCCGGGTACGAGGGAGTGGTGCGGCTCGGCGGGCAGGACCTCGGTGACCT of the Streptomyces sp. NBC_01426 genome contains:
- a CDS encoding ABC transporter ATP-binding protein, with protein sequence MTTPDTQRPRSGSDILRTAVRGNAGAMVWGTVLMGLYQAGETAFPIALGLIVDHTMRERSPGALALSIAALAVIITTVSLSWRFGMRILQKANTTEAHRWRVRVAACGLQPVARDVDLKSGEVLTIATEDADQTADIVEVVPMLISSSVAVLIAAVALSVADLRLGLLVMVGTVAILSVLSVMSKKIGSSTKEQQARVARAGAKVADLITGLRPLHGFGGNHAAFRSYRKVSTEAKQQAITVAGVNGTYAGTALALNATLAAAVTLIAGWLAFNGQISIGELVMAVGLAQFIMEPLRLFSDMPKYVMMARASAERMALVLSAPPVAASGTASPDAGGDLEIDCVRYESLQGLKFRVPAGEFTAIAVYQPRAAAELASILAVNVPPAGYEGVVRLGGQDLGDLSVEAVRAHMLVNPYDGEIFAGTLRTNIDPSGTSRTVPEAVEASMLTDVVALHRQGLDYEVRDRGSNLSGGQRQRLSLARALAADSDVLVLRDPTTAVDAVTEQLVARNIAKLRRGRTTVVITSSPALLDAADRVLVMDAGVVTAEGTHRELLATDPAYRLAVTR